A genome region from Staphylococcus capitis subsp. capitis includes the following:
- the dnaK gene encoding molecular chaperone DnaK yields MSKVIGIDLGTTNSCVAVLEGDEPKVIQNPEGARTTPSVVAFKNGETQVGEVAKRQAITNPNTVQSIKRHMGTDYKVDIEDKSYTPQEISAMILQNLKSTAESYLGDTVDKAVITVPAYFNDAERQATKDAGKIAGLEVERIINEPTAAALAYGLDKTEQDQKVLVFDLGGGTFDVSILELGDGVFEVLSTAGDNKLGGDDFDQVIIDYLVSEFKKENGVDLSQDKMALQRLKDAAEKAKKDLSGVSQTQISLPFISAGESGPLHLEISLTRSKFEELADSLIRKTMEPTRQALKDAGLSTSDIDEVILVGGSTRIPAVQEAVKKEVGKDPHKGVNPDEVVAMGAAIQGGVITGDVKDVVLLDVTPLSLGIEIMGGRMNTLIERNTTIPTSKSQVYSTAADNQPAVDIHVLQGERPMASDNKTLGRFQLTDIPPAPRGVPQIEVTFDIDKNGIVNVTAKDLGTNKEQNITIQSSSALSDEEIDRMVKDAEENAEADKKRREEVDLRNEADSLVFQVEKTITDLGDNISEDDKKNAEEKKDALKSALEGEDMEDIKSKKEELEKVVQDLSAKVYEQAQQAQQQAQGEQGSQDSTVEDADFKEVKDDEDKK; encoded by the coding sequence ATGAGTAAAGTAATCGGAATCGACTTAGGTACAACAAACTCTTGCGTTGCCGTATTAGAAGGTGACGAACCAAAAGTAATTCAAAATCCAGAAGGCGCACGCACTACTCCTTCAGTAGTTGCTTTTAAAAATGGTGAAACTCAAGTAGGTGAAGTTGCTAAACGTCAAGCAATCACTAACCCTAATACAGTTCAATCAATTAAACGTCATATGGGTACAGACTACAAAGTAGATATCGAAGATAAATCATACACTCCACAAGAGATTTCAGCTATGATTTTACAAAACTTAAAAAGTACTGCTGAAAGTTATTTAGGAGATACAGTTGATAAAGCAGTTATCACTGTTCCAGCTTACTTCAATGATGCTGAACGTCAAGCTACTAAAGATGCTGGTAAAATCGCTGGACTAGAAGTTGAACGTATTATCAACGAACCTACTGCAGCTGCTTTAGCTTACGGTTTAGACAAAACTGAACAAGATCAAAAAGTTCTTGTATTTGACTTAGGTGGCGGTACTTTCGACGTGTCAATCCTTGAATTAGGTGACGGAGTATTTGAAGTATTATCTACTGCAGGTGACAATAAACTTGGCGGTGACGATTTCGACCAAGTAATTATTGATTACTTAGTTTCAGAATTTAAAAAAGAAAATGGCGTAGATTTATCTCAAGATAAAATGGCACTACAAAGATTAAAAGACGCTGCTGAAAAAGCTAAAAAAGACTTATCAGGTGTATCTCAAACTCAAATTTCACTTCCATTTATTTCAGCTGGAGAAAGTGGTCCATTACATTTAGAAATTAGCTTAACTCGTTCTAAATTTGAAGAATTAGCAGATTCATTAATTAGAAAAACAATGGAACCAACTCGTCAAGCACTAAAAGATGCTGGCTTATCAACTTCTGATATTGATGAAGTTATCCTTGTTGGTGGTTCTACTCGTATTCCAGCAGTACAAGAAGCTGTTAAAAAAGAAGTAGGTAAAGACCCTCATAAAGGTGTAAACCCTGATGAAGTAGTAGCTATGGGTGCTGCGATCCAAGGTGGTGTCATCACTGGTGATGTTAAAGACGTGGTATTACTAGACGTAACACCATTATCACTAGGTATTGAAATCATGGGCGGACGCATGAACACATTAATTGAACGTAACACTACTATTCCAACATCTAAATCACAAGTTTATTCAACAGCAGCTGATAACCAACCAGCAGTTGATATTCACGTTTTACAAGGTGAACGTCCAATGGCTTCAGATAACAAAACTCTTGGTCGTTTCCAATTAACTGATATTCCACCTGCTCCACGTGGTGTACCTCAAATCGAAGTAACATTTGATATTGATAAAAATGGTATCGTTAATGTAACTGCTAAAGATTTAGGAACTAACAAAGAACAAAATATCACTATTCAATCAAGCTCAGCATTATCTGATGAAGAAATTGATCGCATGGTTAAAGATGCTGAAGAAAACGCTGAAGCAGATAAAAAACGTCGCGAAGAAGTGGACTTACGTAACGAAGCTGATAGCTTAGTATTCCAAGTTGAAAAAACTATCACTGATTTAGGCGACAATATTAGTGAAGATGATAAGAAAAATGCTGAAGAGAAAAAAGATGCGCTTAAATCTGCACTTGAAGGTGAAGATATGGAAGACATCAAATCTAAAAAAGAAGAACTTGAAAAAGTTGTTCAAGATTTATCAGCTAAAGTATACGAACAAGCTCAACAAGCACAGCAACAAGCTCAAGGAGAACAAGGTTCTCAAGACAGCACTGTAGAAGATGCGGACTTTAAAGAAGTAAAAGATGACGAAGATAAAAAATAA
- the dnaJ gene encoding molecular chaperone DnaJ codes for MAKRDYYEVLGVSKSASKDEIKKAYRKLSKKYHPDINKEEGADEKFKEISEAYEVLSDDNKRANYDQFGHEGPQGGFGSQGFGGGDFGGFSGGGFEDIFSSFFGGGSRQRDPNAPRKGDDLQYTMTVTFEEAVFGTKKEISIRKDVTCHTCDGEGAKPGTSKKTCSYCNGAGHVSVEQNTILGRVRTEQVCPKCEGSGQEFEEPCPTCHGKGTENKTVKLEVTVPEGVDTEQQIRLAGEGSPGVNGGPHGDLYVVFRVQPSDTFERDGDDIYYNLNVSFPQAALGDEIKIPTLNSNVVLTIPAGTQTGKQFRLKNKGIKNVHGYGYGDLFVNIKVVTPTKMNDRQKEIMKEFAEINGEDVSEQPSNFKDRAKRFFKGE; via the coding sequence GTGGCCAAAAGAGACTATTATGAAGTCTTAGGCGTAAGTAAAAGCGCTTCTAAGGACGAAATTAAAAAAGCTTATCGTAAATTATCAAAAAAATATCATCCAGACATTAATAAAGAAGAAGGCGCAGACGAAAAATTCAAAGAAATCTCCGAAGCTTATGAAGTTTTAAGTGATGATAATAAACGTGCAAATTATGACCAGTTTGGACATGAAGGCCCACAAGGAGGATTCGGTAGTCAAGGTTTCGGTGGCGGAGACTTTGGCGGGTTTAGCGGAGGTGGATTTGAAGACATTTTCAGTTCATTCTTCGGTGGTGGTTCAAGACAACGTGATCCTAATGCGCCACGTAAAGGTGATGATTTACAATATACTATGACTGTTACCTTTGAAGAAGCTGTTTTTGGTACTAAAAAAGAAATTTCTATTAGAAAAGATGTAACATGTCATACGTGCGATGGTGAAGGCGCGAAACCTGGAACAAGTAAAAAAACTTGTAGCTATTGTAATGGAGCTGGTCATGTTTCCGTCGAACAAAATACAATTTTAGGTAGAGTCAGAACTGAACAAGTTTGTCCTAAATGTGAAGGTAGTGGTCAAGAATTTGAAGAGCCATGTCCTACTTGTCACGGTAAAGGAACTGAAAATAAAACTGTTAAATTAGAAGTTACAGTTCCAGAAGGTGTAGATACTGAACAACAAATTCGTTTAGCTGGTGAAGGTTCACCAGGTGTAAACGGTGGTCCTCACGGTGATTTATATGTAGTGTTTAGAGTTCAACCTTCCGATACATTTGAACGTGATGGAGATGACATTTACTACAATTTAAATGTGAGCTTCCCTCAAGCTGCCTTAGGCGATGAAATCAAAATACCAACTTTAAATAGTAATGTAGTGCTAACAATACCTGCAGGTACACAAACAGGAAAGCAATTCCGTCTTAAAAATAAAGGTATTAAGAACGTTCACGGTTATGGTTATGGAGATTTATTCGTTAATATTAAAGTAGTTACTCCAACTAAAATGAACGATAGACAAAAAGAAATTATGAAAGAATTTGCTGAAATTAATGGCGAAGACGTGAGTGAACAACCTTCTAATTTTAAAGATAGAGCAAAAAGATTCTTCAAAGGAGAATAG
- the prmA gene encoding 50S ribosomal protein L11 methyltransferase: MNWTELSIVVNHDVEFEVTEILEDHGSNGVVIEDSRDLETPPSDKFGEIYELNPEDYPSSGVRLKAYFNELTFNDELRKSIKNNILNVSNLDKGVLTFSEKGIAEKDWANEWKNYFRPFKASNRFTIVPSWETYTKENSDELCIELDPGMAFGTGDHPTTSMCLKAIEEYVQTTDSIIDVGTGSGILSIASHLVGVKRIKALDIDEMAVNVAKENFKKNRCEDAIEAVPGNLLKEEKEKYNIVIANILAHIIEEMIEDAYNTLFEEGYFITSGIIEEKYEEIESHMKRVGFNIISVEHDNGWVCIVGQKVSD; the protein is encoded by the coding sequence ATGAATTGGACGGAACTCTCAATTGTAGTTAATCACGATGTTGAATTTGAAGTAACTGAGATACTTGAAGATCATGGTTCTAATGGTGTAGTCATTGAAGATTCAAGAGACTTAGAAACACCACCATCAGATAAATTTGGTGAGATTTATGAATTAAACCCTGAAGATTATCCTAGTAGTGGTGTTCGTTTAAAAGCTTATTTTAATGAACTTACATTCAATGATGAACTCAGAAAGAGTATTAAGAATAATATTTTAAATGTATCAAATTTAGATAAAGGAGTACTTACATTTTCAGAAAAGGGAATTGCGGAGAAGGATTGGGCGAATGAATGGAAAAATTATTTCCGTCCCTTTAAAGCTTCTAATCGATTTACCATAGTTCCAAGTTGGGAAACTTACACAAAAGAAAACAGTGATGAGTTATGTATTGAACTCGATCCTGGTATGGCTTTCGGTACAGGTGACCACCCAACTACTAGTATGTGTTTAAAAGCTATTGAAGAATATGTTCAAACAACTGATTCTATTATTGATGTTGGAACAGGTTCAGGTATATTAAGTATTGCCAGTCATCTCGTTGGTGTTAAAAGAATTAAAGCATTAGACATTGATGAAATGGCAGTAAATGTTGCTAAGGAGAACTTCAAAAAGAATCGTTGTGAAGACGCAATTGAAGCTGTTCCCGGTAATTTATTAAAAGAAGAAAAAGAGAAATATAATATCGTTATTGCAAATATTCTTGCTCACATTATTGAAGAAATGATAGAAGATGCTTATAATACATTATTTGAAGAAGGATATTTTATTACTTCAGGTATTATAGAAGAAAAATATGAAGAGATAGAATCTCATATGAAGCGTGTTGGTTTTAATATCATTTCTGTAGAACATGACAACGGTTGGGTCTGCATCGTTGGTCAGAAAGTGAGTGATTAA
- a CDS encoding 16S rRNA (uracil(1498)-N(3))-methyltransferase: protein MQRYFINQSADKLQRFFIENKEDIHHIKNVMRYSEGDSVIVTFLNQTVYKCQIKALNDNYVELELKDKQNIETELPQHITICSGLIKADKYEWMIQKATEMGANEFIAVGMDRSVVKLNESKVAKKLERWQKIIKEAAEQSYRLTIPNIYFKSNLQEIYDIISHYDYVLIAYEEQAKHGDLSHFKQIIKQFKTQDRVLMIFGPEGGLSDKEVSLFSENSTLVGLGPRILRAETAPLYALSAVSFEKELLG, encoded by the coding sequence TTGCAAAGATATTTTATTAATCAAAGCGCTGATAAACTTCAGCGCTTTTTTATTGAAAATAAAGAAGATATTCATCATATAAAAAATGTCATGCGTTATAGTGAAGGTGATTCAGTTATCGTTACATTTCTAAATCAAACAGTGTACAAGTGTCAAATAAAAGCTTTAAACGATAATTATGTTGAACTAGAGTTAAAAGATAAACAAAACATTGAAACAGAATTACCTCAACATATCACTATTTGTAGCGGATTGATTAAGGCTGATAAGTATGAATGGATGATTCAAAAAGCAACTGAAATGGGCGCTAATGAATTTATTGCAGTTGGTATGGACCGTTCAGTAGTTAAATTGAATGAATCTAAAGTTGCTAAAAAGTTAGAAAGATGGCAAAAAATTATTAAAGAAGCTGCAGAACAAAGTTATCGTTTAACAATTCCTAATATTTATTTTAAGTCGAATTTACAGGAAATTTATGATATTATAAGTCATTATGACTATGTTCTTATAGCATATGAAGAACAGGCTAAACATGGTGATTTAAGTCATTTTAAACAAATTATAAAGCAATTTAAAACACAAGATCGTGTTTTAATGATATTTGGACCTGAAGGCGGTTTATCTGATAAAGAAGTGTCTTTATTCAGTGAAAATAGTACTTTAGTAGGCTTAGGTCCACGTATTTTACGGGCAGAAACTGCACCTCTATATGCTTTGAGTGCAGTGAGTTTTGAAAAAGAATTATTGGGGTGA
- the mtaB gene encoding tRNA (N(6)-L-threonylcarbamoyladenosine(37)-C(2))-methylthiotransferase MtaB — protein MSTVAFHTLGCKVNHYETEAIWQLFKEADYDRVDFETNADVFVINTCTVTNTGDKKSRQIIRRAIRQNPKAVVCVTGCYAQTSSAEIMEIPGVDVVVGTQDRHKLLDYIDQFQEERQPINGVGNIMKNRTYEELEVPYFTDRTRASLKIQEGCNNFCTFCIIPWARGLMRSRDPEKVVEQASQLVNSGYKEIVLTGIHTGGYGQDLKNYNLAQLLRDLDEIEGLERIRISSIEASQLTDEVIEVIGNSNKVVRHLHVPLQSGSDSVLKRMRRKYTMEHFSERLTELHKALPDLAVTSDVIVGFPGETEEEFQETYDFIVKHQFSELHVFPYSPRIGTPAARMDDQIDESVKNERVHKLIALSDQLAKEYASKFENEVLEVIPEEKGEEPNTLVGYADNYMKVQFEGDESLIGQIVKVKILKADYPLNDGKAIRVVEHATNKSEEEVLV, from the coding sequence ATGTCAACAGTTGCATTTCATACATTAGGTTGTAAAGTCAATCACTATGAAACTGAAGCAATATGGCAATTATTTAAAGAAGCAGATTACGATAGAGTAGATTTTGAAACAAATGCAGATGTATTTGTTATTAATACTTGTACTGTTACGAATACTGGAGATAAAAAAAGTAGACAAATTATTAGACGTGCGATCAGACAAAATCCTAAAGCAGTTGTATGCGTTACAGGTTGTTATGCACAAACATCTTCAGCTGAAATTATGGAAATTCCTGGCGTGGATGTAGTTGTCGGTACTCAAGACCGTCATAAATTATTAGACTATATTGATCAATTCCAAGAAGAGAGACAACCAATTAACGGTGTTGGTAATATAATGAAGAATCGTACATATGAGGAGCTAGAAGTTCCTTACTTTACCGATAGAACTAGAGCCTCTTTAAAAATCCAAGAAGGATGCAACAATTTTTGTACGTTTTGTATTATACCTTGGGCACGCGGCTTGATGAGATCACGTGATCCTGAGAAAGTTGTAGAACAAGCTTCACAATTAGTAAACTCTGGCTATAAAGAGATTGTTTTAACTGGTATTCATACTGGTGGTTATGGTCAAGATTTAAAAAATTATAATCTAGCGCAATTGTTAAGAGATTTAGATGAAATTGAAGGCTTAGAGCGTATCCGAATCTCATCTATCGAAGCGAGCCAATTAACCGATGAAGTAATAGAGGTTATTGGCAATTCAAACAAAGTAGTAAGACATTTACATGTTCCGTTACAATCTGGTTCAGATTCAGTTTTAAAACGTATGAGACGTAAATATACTATGGAACATTTCTCTGAGAGATTAACAGAATTACACAAAGCATTGCCTGACTTAGCTGTAACAAGTGATGTAATAGTAGGATTCCCTGGAGAAACTGAAGAAGAATTTCAAGAAACCTACGATTTTATTGTTAAACATCAATTCTCTGAATTACATGTGTTCCCATATTCACCAAGAATCGGTACACCAGCAGCTCGAATGGACGATCAAATCGATGAATCTGTTAAGAATGAACGTGTGCATAAATTGATTGCTTTAAGTGACCAACTTGCTAAAGAGTATGCCTCTAAATTTGAAAATGAAGTGCTTGAAGTAATACCTGAAGAAAAAGGCGAAGAACCGAATACATTGGTAGGTTATGCAGATAACTATATGAAAGTTCAATTTGAAGGTGATGAATCACTAATTGGACAAATTGTTAAAGTAAAAATTCTTAAAGCTGACTATCCTCTAAATGATGGTAAAGCCATTAGAGTAGTTGAGCATGCTACGAATAAATCTGAAGAAGAAGTACTTGTCTAA
- the rpsU gene encoding 30S ribosomal protein S21 gives MSKTVVRKNESLEDALRRFKRSVSKSGTIQEVRKREFYEKPSVKRKKKSEAARKRKFK, from the coding sequence ATGTCTAAAACAGTAGTACGTAAAAACGAATCACTAGAAGATGCTTTACGTAGATTTAAACGTTCAGTATCAAAAAGTGGAACAATTCAAGAAGTACGTAAACGTGAATTTTACGAAAAACCAAGCGTTAAACGTAAAAAGAAATCAGAAGCTGCACGTAAACGTAAATTCAAATAA
- a CDS encoding NfeD family protein, translated as MNYSYLIHTLLFTRFTSENSWADNLSSFITQPFISLILTCIIFLGFLYQLYSKRINLIGIIASLALLLLFLGFLINGDVNVLSVLLFTIGVILVIIELFIIGAVIGIIGMLLITLSIIMLGNNIILMLGNVIVALILSIIEWVILVKIFNKKIPFLDKVILKDSTNSEAGYRSHDDRSHLVGKTAQTITDLRPAGIITCDDERIDAVSDGTFILRNRQVKILEVEGTRVVVREIE; from the coding sequence GTGAATTACTCCTATCTAATACATACGTTGCTTTTTACAAGATTCACTAGTGAAAATAGTTGGGCTGATAATCTATCAAGTTTTATTACTCAACCTTTTATTTCACTAATTCTTACGTGTATAATCTTCCTAGGCTTTTTGTATCAATTATATTCAAAACGCATTAACTTGATTGGAATTATTGCTTCACTAGCATTATTACTTTTATTTTTAGGATTCCTTATCAATGGAGATGTAAATGTTTTATCAGTATTATTGTTTACTATTGGTGTCATACTAGTTATTATAGAACTGTTTATCATTGGTGCTGTGATAGGTATTATTGGTATGCTACTCATAACTCTCAGTATCATCATGCTAGGAAATAATATTATACTCATGCTTGGTAATGTAATAGTTGCGTTAATTTTATCAATAATTGAATGGGTGATATTAGTGAAAATTTTCAACAAGAAAATACCATTTCTTGATAAAGTGATCTTAAAAGATTCAACAAATTCAGAGGCTGGTTATCGTTCACATGACGACCGCTCTCACCTTGTAGGTAAAACTGCTCAAACAATCACTGACCTTAGACCTGCTGGGATTATTACTTGTGACGATGAAAGAATAGATGCAGTTTCAGACGGCACATTTATTTTAAGAAATAGACAAGTAAAAATTCTTGAGGTTGAAGGTACGCGTGTAGTTGTGAGAGAAATAGAATAA
- the floA gene encoding flotillin-like protein FloA (flotillin-like protein involved in membrane lipid rafts): protein MFGIGFIIIAVIIVVALLILFSFVPIGLWISAIAAGVHVGIGTLVGMRLRRVSPRKVIAPLIKAHKAGLKLTTNQLESHYLAGGNVDRVVDANIAAQRADIDLPFERGAAIDLAGRDVLEAVQMSVNPKVIETPFIAGVAMNGIEVKAKARITVRANIARLVGGAGEETIIARVGEGIVSTIGSSEHHTEVLENPDNISKTVLSKGLDSGTAFEILSIDIADVDISKNIGADLQTEQALADKNIAQAKAEERRAMAVASEQEMKARVQEMRAKVVEAESEVPLAMAEALRSGNIGVKDYYNLKNIEADTGMRNAINKRTDQNDDESPEQ, encoded by the coding sequence ATGTTTGGTATTGGTTTTATAATCATTGCTGTAATTATTGTAGTAGCTTTACTCATACTATTTTCTTTTGTACCTATAGGATTATGGATTTCTGCTATAGCAGCAGGCGTTCACGTAGGTATTGGTACCCTTGTAGGTATGCGTTTAAGAAGAGTTTCACCTAGAAAGGTCATTGCACCTTTAATTAAAGCACATAAAGCAGGTTTAAAATTAACAACAAATCAATTGGAGTCACACTACCTAGCTGGTGGTAACGTTGATAGAGTTGTTGATGCAAATATCGCAGCACAACGTGCAGATATTGATTTACCATTTGAACGAGGAGCGGCAATTGATTTAGCAGGTCGTGATGTACTTGAAGCAGTTCAAATGTCAGTTAACCCTAAAGTTATTGAAACACCATTTATTGCTGGTGTAGCGATGAACGGTATTGAAGTTAAGGCAAAAGCTCGTATTACAGTTCGCGCAAATATAGCAAGATTAGTCGGTGGTGCTGGAGAGGAAACAATTATTGCCCGTGTAGGTGAAGGTATTGTTTCTACAATTGGTTCAAGTGAGCATCACACTGAGGTTCTAGAAAATCCAGACAATATTTCTAAAACTGTGTTAAGTAAAGGTTTAGATTCAGGTACTGCTTTTGAAATTTTATCCATTGATATTGCAGATGTAGATATTAGCAAAAATATCGGTGCTGATTTACAAACTGAGCAAGCTCTTGCAGATAAGAATATTGCTCAAGCGAAAGCTGAAGAGCGCCGTGCTATGGCAGTAGCTTCTGAACAGGAAATGAAAGCTCGAGTACAAGAAATGAGAGCGAAAGTAGTTGAAGCTGAATCAGAAGTACCATTAGCAATGGCTGAAGCTCTTAGATCAGGTAATATTGGAGTTAAAGATTATTATAATCTTAAAAATATTGAAGCAGATACTGGCATGAGAAATGCTATTAACAAACGTACTGATCAGAATGATGACGAATCACCAGAACAATAA
- a CDS encoding PhoH family protein: MPGIIQIDDINQSQALMGNNDEHLKTIEDNFDVVIHARGQEIAVKGEKLEHVEKAELVLTNLLKVIELGNTITLKDVEAAIKMADNNTIQHLLDLYDEEITKDAFGKTIRAKTMGQRMYINAMKRNDLVFGIGPAGTGKTFLAVVYAAKQLRKGSVKRIVLTRPAVEAGESLGFLPGDLKEKVDPYLRPLYDGLNTVLGREQTERFIERGIIEIAPLAYMRGRTLDDAFVILDEAQNTTHAQMKMFLTRLGFGSKMVVTGDQTQIDLPKGVKSGLKEAIKKLYGVNEISIMKLDQSDVVRHPLVSKIIDRYEGVE, encoded by the coding sequence ATGCCAGGAATAATTCAAATTGACGACATTAATCAATCACAAGCTTTAATGGGAAATAATGATGAGCATTTAAAAACTATTGAAGATAATTTTGATGTCGTGATACATGCTAGAGGTCAAGAAATAGCAGTTAAAGGCGAAAAATTAGAGCATGTTGAAAAAGCAGAATTAGTTCTCACCAATTTACTTAAAGTTATAGAATTAGGTAATACAATTACACTTAAAGACGTAGAGGCTGCTATTAAAATGGCAGACAATAATACAATTCAACATTTACTTGATTTGTATGATGAAGAGATTACTAAAGATGCATTTGGTAAAACGATTCGTGCTAAAACAATGGGACAACGTATGTATATCAATGCTATGAAGAGAAATGACTTAGTATTTGGAATAGGTCCTGCTGGTACAGGTAAAACATTTTTAGCAGTTGTATATGCAGCTAAACAATTACGTAAAGGTTCAGTTAAACGTATCGTATTGACTAGGCCAGCTGTTGAAGCAGGAGAATCTTTAGGTTTCTTACCAGGTGACCTAAAAGAAAAAGTAGATCCATATTTACGTCCTCTATATGATGGATTAAATACAGTATTAGGTAGAGAACAAACTGAGAGATTCATCGAGAGAGGTATTATTGAGATTGCGCCACTTGCTTATATGAGAGGTAGAACATTAGATGATGCGTTTGTTATTTTAGATGAAGCTCAAAACACAACGCACGCACAAATGAAAATGTTCCTAACTCGTTTAGGTTTTGGTTCAAAAATGGTAGTTACAGGTGACCAAACTCAAATCGACCTACCAAAAGGTGTAAAAAGTGGCTTAAAAGAAGCAATTAAGAAATTATATGGGGTCAATGAAATTAGTATTATGAAATTAGATCAAAGTGACGTTGTAAGACATCCACTTGTAAGTAAAATTATAGATCGTTATGAAGGAGTTGAGTAA
- the ybeY gene encoding rRNA maturation RNase YbeY — MFTIDFSDHTDLVKNEWYEQIDSLLTFAKKQEHIDSEAELSVTFVDKDEIQNINKMYRDKDKVTDVISFALEEDEPEIDMNELDIPRVLGDIIICTDVAHEQAENYGHSFERELGFLALHGFLHLLGYDHMTDEDEKEMFGRQDAILNAYGLTRES; from the coding sequence ATGTTTACAATTGACTTTAGTGACCATACCGATTTAGTAAAGAATGAATGGTATGAACAAATAGATTCATTACTTACCTTTGCTAAAAAACAAGAACATATTGATAGTGAGGCTGAACTTTCAGTAACATTTGTAGATAAAGATGAAATTCAAAATATCAATAAAATGTATAGAGATAAAGATAAAGTCACTGACGTCATCTCATTCGCTTTAGAAGAAGACGAGCCAGAAATCGATATGAATGAACTTGATATACCTCGAGTTTTAGGCGATATTATTATATGTACAGATGTAGCACATGAACAAGCTGAAAATTACGGACATTCTTTTGAACGTGAATTAGGTTTCTTAGCTTTACATGGTTTTTTACATTTATTGGGATATGATCATATGACAGATGAAGATGAAAAAGAAATGTTTGGTCGACAAGATGCAATTCTTAATGCATATGGTTTAACAAGAGAATCATAA
- a CDS encoding diacylglycerol kinase family protein, with the protein MRRFKYAYDGFTAILKKDQNFLLHILAGIIAIIMGFIFHINRSEWMFILFSIALVLSLEAINTSIEFVVDLVTTDYHEYAKHAKDIAAFSVVIVSVLALCIGLIVFVPHILSLFLGGK; encoded by the coding sequence ATGAGACGTTTTAAATACGCTTATGATGGCTTTACAGCCATTTTGAAAAAAGACCAAAATTTCTTACTTCACATATTAGCAGGAATTATCGCTATTATTATGGGGTTTATTTTTCATATCAATCGATCTGAGTGGATGTTTATATTATTCTCAATAGCTTTAGTATTGAGTCTAGAAGCTATCAATACATCAATTGAATTTGTGGTTGATTTGGTAACAACCGATTATCATGAATATGCTAAACACGCTAAAGATATCGCTGCTTTTAGTGTTGTAATTGTGTCTGTTTTAGCATTATGTATTGGATTAATAGTTTTTGTACCACATATTTTAAGTTTATTTTTGGGAGGAAAATAA
- the cdd gene encoding cytidine deaminase gives MSYQSHYFKEVREAQSKAYAPYSRFKVGAYLRTKDGRSFHGANVENAAYSMAICAERSSLVAAISEGYKPGDFESITVTVDSDKPSSPCGACRQVLKELCDDDMPVYMTNHKGEMIKSTVNELLPLGFSGKDLN, from the coding sequence ATGAGTTATCAATCGCATTACTTTAAGGAAGTTAGAGAGGCACAAAGTAAAGCTTATGCTCCATATAGTCGCTTCAAAGTTGGTGCCTATTTAAGAACTAAGGACGGACGTAGTTTTCATGGAGCAAATGTAGAAAATGCTGCATATTCCATGGCAATTTGTGCTGAACGTTCAAGTCTTGTTGCAGCAATCTCAGAAGGATACAAACCAGGGGATTTTGAATCGATAACCGTTACTGTTGATTCGGATAAACCCTCCTCACCATGCGGGGCTTGTAGACAAGTACTTAAAGAACTTTGCGATGATGATATGCCTGTGTATATGACTAATCATAAAGGAGAAATGATTAAGTCTACTGTAAACGAATTATTACCATTAGGATTTTCAGGAAAGGATTTAAATTAA